A genomic window from Methanobacterium sp. BRmetb2 includes:
- a CDS encoding phosphoribosylaminoimidazolesuccinocarboxamide synthase, protein MSKKIGRLLYTGKAKDVYETDDPDKVIVKFRDDITAGDGEKKDNIEMKGYYNSLISAKLFQVLKAEGIRTQYIELSKPRYMLSHRLEMIPLEVIARNKAAGSLLRRYPFEDGQEFVPPLIQIDYKSDEFGDPMLNDEIAIALGLVNREEIRKIKEITLKINNSLKKFMEERGISLVDFKIEFGFDKDRNIVLGDEISPDTCRFWDIETCAILDKDLFRKGESGVIEAYRKVALMLLDEEDRNKWGLE, encoded by the coding sequence ATGAGCAAAAAAATTGGAAGACTGTTATACACTGGTAAAGCAAAGGATGTATATGAAACCGATGATCCAGATAAAGTCATTGTAAAATTTAGGGATGACATTACTGCAGGAGACGGTGAAAAGAAAGATAATATAGAGATGAAAGGTTATTATAATTCTCTAATTTCTGCTAAACTTTTCCAGGTATTAAAAGCTGAGGGTATTAGAACACAGTACATTGAACTTTCCAAACCAAGATACATGCTTTCTCATAGATTAGAAATGATACCTTTAGAAGTCATAGCTCGAAATAAAGCAGCAGGCAGCCTTCTGAGGAGATACCCTTTTGAAGATGGACAGGAATTTGTTCCTCCATTAATACAGATAGATTATAAAAGCGATGAATTCGGCGACCCAATGTTGAATGATGAAATTGCAATTGCACTTGGACTGGTTAACCGGGAAGAAATCAGGAAGATTAAAGAAATCACATTAAAAATAAATAATAGTCTAAAGAAATTCATGGAAGAGAGAGGAATATCTCTGGTTGATTTTAAAATCGAATTTGGGTTTGATAAGGATAGAAATATAGTATTAGGTGATGAAATAAGTCCGGACACATGTAGATTTTGGGATATTGAAACATGTGCCATATTGGATAAGGATTTATTCAGAAAAGGTGAATCTGGAGTAATTGAAGCATACAGAAAGGTAGCTTTAATGCTTTTAGATGAAGAAGATAGAAATAAATGGGGATTAGAATAA
- a CDS encoding phosphoribosylformylglycinamidine synthase, translated as MKFDVEVKISLKKGMLNPEASTIQRALALLGYEVEGTDTVEIIKFKIDEQNEDIARSEVDDMCQRLLCNPVIHDYEIELKEEEK; from the coding sequence ATGAAGTTTGATGTTGAAGTTAAAATTAGCTTAAAAAAAGGTATGTTAAACCCAGAAGCTTCTACCATTCAAAGAGCACTTGCTCTTTTAGGCTACGAAGTGGAAGGTACAGATACAGTTGAAATTATAAAGTTTAAGATAGATGAACAAAACGAGGATATTGCAAGAAGTGAAGTTGATGACATGTGTCAACGTCTTTTATGTAATCCTGTGATACATGATTATGAAATAGAACTAAAAGAAGAGGAAAAATGA
- a CDS encoding phosphoribosylformylglycinamidine synthase I, with amino-acid sequence MKVGIIRFPGSNCDRDVYHALELAGGEPEYIWWSQKDLSRIDAVVIPGGFSYGDYLRAGAIAAITPVIEGIKSLVAEEKPVLGICNGAQILAEVGLVPGVFTVNSNSKFICQWTDLKVETTRTPFTNLYKKGEVIKMPIAHAEGRYYTKTIQELKDNDQIVLKFSSDNPNGSLEAITGVCDETGLICAVMPHPERASETILGSDDGLNFFKGIINY; translated from the coding sequence ATGAAAGTTGGAATCATTAGGTTCCCTGGATCCAACTGTGACCGGGATGTTTATCATGCACTGGAACTTGCTGGGGGCGAGCCAGAATATATCTGGTGGAGTCAAAAAGATCTTTCCAGAATTGACGCAGTTGTTATTCCGGGAGGATTTTCTTACGGTGATTATCTTCGTGCAGGGGCTATAGCCGCTATAACACCTGTCATTGAAGGTATTAAATCTTTAGTGGCTGAGGAAAAACCTGTTCTTGGAATATGTAATGGTGCTCAAATACTGGCAGAGGTAGGTCTTGTACCTGGAGTTTTTACTGTAAACAGTAATTCAAAATTTATCTGTCAATGGACTGACTTAAAGGTTGAAACTACTCGAACTCCTTTTACTAATCTTTATAAAAAAGGTGAAGTTATAAAGATGCCTATTGCACATGCTGAAGGCCGTTATTATACTAAGACAATTCAAGAACTCAAAGATAATGATCAAATTGTATTGAAATTTTCTTCTGATAATCCTAATGGATCACTGGAGGCCATAACTGGTGTTTGTGATGAAACAGGCCTTATATGTGCAGTTATGCCCCACCCAGAAAGGGCTTCTGAGACAATTTTAGGTTCTGATGATGGTCTCAACTTCTTCAAGGGAATAATTAATTATTGA
- the cobA gene encoding uroporphyrinogen-III C-methyltransferase: protein MVVYLIGAGPGDPDLITLKAVKILKKADVVIYDRLANEQILDYAKDAKFIYVGKKAGEHYKSQDEINQILIEQGKNHDLVVRLKGGDPFVFGRGGEEMLALLEEGIAVDFVPGVTSAIGVPTSAGLPVTHRAVATSFTIVTGHEDPTKEEKQVKWDFSADTIIILMGVGNLKANINEIMKYKKSDTPVCVIENGTMPQERVVLGTLEDITEKEINPPALVIVGNVVNIYKKASL, encoded by the coding sequence ATGGTAGTATATTTGATTGGTGCTGGACCTGGTGATCCTGATCTAATAACATTAAAAGCAGTTAAAATCCTTAAAAAAGCTGATGTAGTTATTTATGATAGGTTAGCCAACGAACAAATTCTGGATTATGCAAAGGATGCAAAGTTTATTTATGTTGGAAAAAAGGCTGGAGAACACTATAAAAGTCAGGATGAGATCAATCAAATCCTTATAGAACAAGGTAAAAATCATGACTTGGTAGTTAGACTTAAAGGTGGAGATCCATTTGTTTTTGGAAGAGGGGGAGAAGAAATGTTGGCCCTCCTTGAAGAGGGTATTGCAGTAGATTTTGTACCTGGTGTTACCTCTGCTATTGGAGTGCCTACCTCAGCTGGTTTACCTGTAACCCATAGAGCAGTAGCAACATCTTTTACCATAGTAACTGGACATGAAGATCCTACAAAAGAAGAAAAACAAGTTAAATGGGATTTTTCAGCTGATACTATAATTATTTTAATGGGTGTGGGAAATTTAAAAGCAAATATCAATGAAATAATGAAATATAAAAAATCTGACACTCCAGTATGTGTTATAGAAAATGGAACCATGCCTCAAGAGAGAGTAGTACTGGGTACACTGGAAGACATTACTGAAAAAGAAATAAATCCACCAGCACTGGTAATTGTTGGTAATGTTGTTAATATATACAAGAAGGCATCGCTATGA
- a CDS encoding uroporphyrinogen-III synthase produces MNGFQGKIIGITRPAERTQEAVDFIEKNGGTAVVAPTLELKISNSDSLINLCNMVDKLDWLIFTSPTAIISLFKHCPDLNERLSSKCRIAVIGPRTAKFLSEYGLNAEIVPDEYTAEGLLDALKNEKVKDKNMGIPRTMIARDVLPEGLKIRGAKVFLADAYKSSLPKNKDKVHKLIQLIFEGKIDAVTFTSPLTVNNFFEMAEDNRKDELIKILRSEDVLTAAIGPVTAKPLKELGIDPITPDEYTVKSMLNKLMEKF; encoded by the coding sequence ATGAATGGATTTCAAGGTAAAATAATTGGAATAACCCGTCCTGCAGAAAGAACCCAGGAAGCCGTTGATTTTATTGAAAAAAATGGTGGCACAGCAGTTGTGGCACCTACACTGGAACTAAAAATTTCTAATTCAGATTCTCTCATCAATCTCTGTAATATGGTTGATAAACTTGATTGGTTGATCTTCACTTCTCCTACTGCTATTATTTCTTTATTTAAGCATTGCCCAGACTTAAATGAAAGATTGAGTAGTAAATGTCGAATTGCGGTTATTGGTCCTAGAACAGCAAAATTCCTTTCAGAATACGGTTTAAATGCAGAGATTGTTCCAGATGAATATACTGCCGAGGGACTTCTGGATGCTTTAAAAAATGAAAAAGTTAAAGATAAAAATATGGGTATTCCCCGTACAATGATAGCCCGGGATGTGCTACCAGAAGGTTTAAAGATAAGGGGGGCTAAGGTTTTCCTGGCAGATGCATATAAATCCAGTCTACCTAAAAATAAAGATAAAGTTCACAAACTTATACAATTGATCTTTGAGGGGAAGATTGATGCGGTTACTTTCACCAGCCCTTTAACTGTTAATAATTTTTTTGAAATGGCAGAAGATAACCGAAAGGATGAATTAATAAAAATTTTAAGAAGTGAAGATGTTTTGACTGCTGCTATAGGTCCGGTTACGGCCAAACCCCTGAAAGAACTGGGTATTGATCCAATAACTCCTGATGAATATACAGTTAAATCAATGTTAAACAAATTAATGGAGAAATTCTAG
- a CDS encoding signal recognition particle protein Srp19 produces the protein MKTIIWPVYIDVEKSKKQGRKIAKKYAVPSPKLNEISNAAKKLKLNPEVEQSKSYPTFWWESSGRVLVDKELPKREILEKISNIIKTSRSKK, from the coding sequence ATAAAAACCATAATCTGGCCAGTTTATATAGATGTTGAAAAATCAAAAAAACAGGGAAGAAAAATTGCAAAAAAATATGCTGTGCCCTCTCCCAAACTTAATGAAATTTCAAATGCAGCCAAAAAACTCAAATTAAATCCTGAAGTTGAACAGAGTAAATCATACCCTACATTCTGGTGGGAATCTTCAGGGAGAGTTTTAGTTGATAAAGAGTTACCTAAAAGAGAGATTCTAGAAAAGATAAGTAATATTATTAAAACATCACGTTCTAAAAAATGA
- a CDS encoding single-stranded DNA-binding protein produces the protein MSESLPDSMKRAFSKANEMVSNSEDIKIYSHIDCDGISAGAILSEMLDELNKEHEIEFITLDQIHDIEIKNELTIFSDLASGQDLDKNLEKMNSSTSKILILDHHPPVRKLSYNPAFNGEFLEINPHYYGIDGSFDVSGGGMSYLLARTFEFTNLSWIGVLSAVGDMQNNISGKLTGLNKLILKDAVDYGFIDLTDDLSIYGRQTRPIFVALSYFGDVNLPITNNKTECILMLKNLDIPRKNGRKTRSLCDLTQVEKTKIFSELMRMLSREVPQKYVKHIPKLITGEAYDFLKEKKYTPLRDASEFSTAVNACSRNNNPEIALNVLKGDRGIVLDAMEDLSYQHRRYLAEKIEWVESEDRIIHLKNLQYFNGNEIKQEVVGTIAGMILSHGDWKKPIIGFTDIGDEKSGVKVSLRCSRLLAYDGIHFGNIIKKVAEKLGGTGGGHSVACGAYIPEDKTEQFLKLFDATLNGRLA, from the coding sequence ATGAGTGAAAGTCTACCAGATTCAATGAAAAGAGCTTTTTCTAAGGCTAATGAAATGGTAAGTAATTCAGAGGACATAAAAATTTACAGTCATATTGACTGTGATGGAATATCTGCAGGGGCCATACTCTCAGAAATGTTAGATGAGTTAAATAAAGAACATGAAATTGAATTCATAACCCTGGATCAGATTCATGATATTGAAATTAAAAATGAGCTTACAATTTTCTCTGATCTAGCATCTGGACAGGATTTAGATAAAAATCTTGAAAAAATGAACAGTTCAACTTCTAAAATACTTATATTAGATCATCACCCTCCAGTACGAAAATTAAGTTATAATCCTGCTTTCAATGGTGAATTTTTAGAAATTAATCCTCATTACTATGGTATAGATGGTTCTTTTGATGTATCTGGTGGAGGAATGTCTTACCTCCTGGCACGCACATTTGAATTTACAAATTTGAGCTGGATAGGAGTTTTAAGTGCTGTAGGTGACATGCAAAACAATATATCTGGTAAATTAACTGGTTTAAACAAGTTAATATTAAAAGATGCTGTCGATTATGGTTTCATAGATTTGACAGATGATCTTTCAATTTACGGACGTCAAACCAGACCTATATTTGTTGCTCTTTCTTATTTTGGGGATGTAAATCTTCCCATAACCAATAATAAAACCGAATGTATTTTGATGTTAAAGAACCTAGATATTCCCCGAAAAAATGGTAGAAAAACTCGTTCACTCTGTGATTTAACTCAAGTTGAGAAAACTAAAATATTTTCGGAATTAATGAGAATGCTCAGCAGAGAAGTTCCACAAAAATATGTTAAACACATTCCTAAATTAATTACTGGAGAAGCATATGATTTTTTAAAAGAAAAAAAATACACCCCCCTTAGAGATGCGTCCGAATTTTCAACTGCAGTAAATGCATGCAGCCGAAATAATAACCCCGAAATTGCTTTAAATGTACTTAAAGGTGATAGGGGAATTGTGTTAGATGCTATGGAGGATTTGTCCTATCAACACCGGAGATATTTAGCTGAAAAAATAGAATGGGTTGAAAGCGAAGATAGAATTATACACCTTAAAAATCTTCAATATTTTAATGGTAATGAAATAAAACAAGAAGTAGTAGGCACTATTGCTGGAATGATTTTAAGCCATGGGGATTGGAAAAAACCTATCATAGGATTCACAGATATTGGAGACGAAAAAAGCGGGGTAAAAGTTTCACTGAGATGTTCCCGTCTTTTAGCTTATGATGGTATACATTTTGGTAATATCATCAAAAAGGTTGCTGAAAAACTTGGAGGTACTGGCGGCGGTCATTCAGTAGCATGCGGTGCTTACATACCAGAAGATAAAACTGAACAATTTCTCAAATTATTTGATGCAACATTAAATGGCAGATTAGCCTAA
- a CDS encoding transcriptional regulator, with protein MNVFKKKGELTQFQILAEIAKNEPHLRQKDIAEKLGITVQAVSENLKNLADEGYVETKMGRSKYKITKRGIDKVKMEASDLKRFADEVLDTMSTYKSIWPAIAREDLKSGDKVGMVMDKGTLYASKDDSSAHAEVLSNAAKGEDVALIKLGGTIDLKPGKVTILILPTITQGGSRSINYSKLKKVIKKDFDKVGIMGTVSRAVVDKLNIKPDFEFSTPNAAVAASKRGLNVLVFTVGKMNRSIIRKLDDDGIEYKLYDVVLEDQEN; from the coding sequence ATGAATGTTTTTAAGAAAAAAGGGGAACTCACCCAATTTCAAATACTTGCAGAAATTGCTAAAAACGAGCCTCATCTAAGACAAAAAGACATTGCAGAAAAACTAGGAATAACTGTGCAGGCTGTTTCTGAAAATTTGAAAAATCTTGCTGATGAGGGATACGTTGAAACTAAAATGGGTCGTTCCAAATATAAAATTACCAAAAGAGGTATTGACAAGGTCAAGATGGAAGCCAGTGATCTAAAAAGATTTGCAGATGAAGTCCTAGATACAATGAGTACATATAAATCCATCTGGCCAGCCATTGCCAGGGAAGATCTTAAATCTGGCGATAAAGTGGGGATGGTCATGGATAAAGGTACTTTATACGCTAGTAAAGACGATTCATCAGCCCATGCTGAAGTCCTATCTAATGCAGCTAAAGGAGAAGACGTAGCATTGATAAAACTTGGGGGGACCATAGACCTAAAACCAGGTAAAGTTACCATATTAATATTACCAACTATTACTCAGGGCGGATCAAGATCCATCAATTATAGTAAACTTAAAAAAGTCATAAAAAAGGATTTCGACAAGGTAGGAATAATGGGTACAGTTTCTAGGGCGGTTGTTGATAAGTTAAATATCAAACCAGACTTTGAATTTTCAACTCCTAATGCTGCTGTTGCTGCTTCGAAAAGAGGTCTTAACGTACTAGTTTTCACAGTTGGAAAGATGAACCGGAGCATAATTCGAAAATTAGATGATGATGGAATAGAATATAAATTGTATGATGTGGTTTTAGAGGATCAGGAAAATTAA
- a CDS encoding acetolactate synthase — protein MKIKQISIFLENKKGRLWKAINVLGEAGINIRALSIADTSDFGILRLIVPEPETARKILDENNFIVKMNEVVAVELSDQPGGLASVLKILNNSDINLEYLYAFVDEKEEKAIVLLRTEDINQLIKVLKDGGATIVPAKYVYNL, from the coding sequence ATGAAAATAAAACAAATATCAATATTCTTAGAAAATAAGAAAGGAAGATTATGGAAAGCTATAAATGTTCTCGGTGAAGCTGGAATAAATATTAGGGCATTGTCCATTGCAGATACCTCAGATTTTGGTATTTTGAGACTGATTGTTCCTGAACCAGAAACTGCAAGAAAAATACTGGATGAAAACAATTTCATTGTAAAAATGAATGAAGTAGTTGCAGTGGAATTATCAGACCAACCAGGGGGATTAGCTTCAGTTCTTAAAATCCTGAATAACTCTGACATCAACCTGGAATATCTTTATGCATTTGTTGATGAAAAAGAAGAAAAAGCAATTGTACTGCTAAGAACAGAAGATATAAACCAGTTAATAAAAGTATTAAAAGATGGTGGTGCCACTATAGTTCCAGCAAAATACGTTTATAATCTTTAA
- a CDS encoding phenylacetate--CoA ligase → MIWNEEAECMTKDDLEQLKLERLQEIVKTAYENVPYYRKKFDDVNLKPEDIQSLKDIEKLPFTTKNDLREAYPFEMFAVPRKDIIEVHTSSGTTGKPVVSGYTKKDLDIWSEVMARGLTMMGLTQEDIIQNTHGYGLFTGGFGVHYGAQKIGATVIPISTGQTKRQIEILCDFGSTLMIFTPSYGLYLAEVAISEGVDPKKCKLKAVGFGAEMWTEEMRQEIEKRFGVPAFNIYGLTEIMGPGVAIECNQKSGLHIFEDHFYPEIIDPETLEPLSSGEKGELVLTTLTREGMPIIRFRTKDITSLKNEKCGCGRTFIKMERITGRTDDMLKIRGVSVFPSQIEKALLKIDGIEPHYQIIVTRPHLMDELEVRVEASQKLFSDEVKELIGIKKSIESYIEDEIGLRVKVTLVEPKTIPRSEGKAVRVIDKREI, encoded by the coding sequence ATGATCTGGAATGAAGAAGCAGAATGCATGACCAAGGATGACTTGGAACAATTAAAATTAGAAAGATTACAGGAAATAGTGAAGACAGCCTATGAAAATGTTCCCTATTACCGAAAAAAATTCGATGATGTAAACCTGAAACCAGAGGACATTCAAAGCTTGAAAGACATTGAAAAGCTTCCATTCACAACTAAAAATGATTTAAGAGAAGCCTATCCTTTTGAAATGTTTGCAGTCCCGCGAAAAGATATAATCGAAGTTCATACATCTTCAGGAACAACTGGTAAACCTGTGGTTTCTGGTTATACTAAAAAGGACCTTGATATATGGAGTGAGGTAATGGCTCGTGGTTTAACAATGATGGGTCTTACCCAAGAGGATATTATACAGAATACTCATGGATACGGCCTATTTACAGGAGGATTTGGAGTACATTATGGTGCACAAAAAATAGGGGCCACAGTGATTCCTATATCTACTGGACAAACCAAAAGACAGATTGAAATACTGTGCGATTTTGGATCCACATTGATGATCTTCACCCCGTCATACGGGTTATATTTAGCCGAAGTAGCAATTAGTGAAGGTGTAGATCCTAAAAAATGCAAATTAAAAGCCGTAGGCTTTGGTGCAGAAATGTGGACTGAAGAAATGAGACAGGAAATTGAAAAAAGGTTTGGTGTGCCTGCATTCAATATTTATGGATTGACGGAAATAATGGGGCCTGGTGTTGCCATTGAATGTAACCAAAAAAGTGGACTGCACATATTTGAAGATCATTTTTATCCTGAGATAATTGATCCTGAAACATTAGAACCTCTGTCATCGGGAGAAAAAGGAGAACTGGTCTTAACCACACTAACCCGTGAAGGTATGCCCATAATAAGGTTTAGAACCAAGGATATAACCTCTCTCAAAAATGAAAAATGTGGTTGTGGCAGAACATTTATCAAGATGGAACGTATTACTGGCCGTACTGATGATATGCTTAAGATACGTGGAGTTTCTGTGTTCCCCTCCCAAATTGAAAAAGCTCTTCTAAAAATAGATGGTATAGAACCCCACTACCAGATCATTGTTACCAGACCACATTTAATGGATGAACTTGAAGTAAGGGTCGAAGCATCCCAAAAACTTTTCTCTGATGAAGTTAAAGAATTAATAGGTATTAAAAAGAGCATAGAAAGTTATATTGAAGATGAAATAGGATTAAGAGTTAAGGTTACCTTAGTTGAACCAAAAACTATTCCAAGAAGTGAAGGAAAAGCGGTGCGAGTTATTGATAAAAGGGAAATTTAA
- a CDS encoding superoxide dismutase, with translation MEKKFYELPKLPYDYTDLEPYISEEQLKIHHTIHHQGYVNGANALLEKFDKRDQDIDFDVKAVAKELSFHVGGFMLHKLFWENMGPASKCGGEPEGTLAKYIKKDFGSFERFKKEFSQAANSTEGSGWAALTLCKGTNRLFIMQIEKHNVNVIPNFRILMVLDVWEHAYYLDYKNVRPDFVDAFWKIVNWDEVNKRTEVWLNSP, from the coding sequence ATGGAAAAAAAGTTTTATGAATTACCAAAATTACCATATGACTATACAGATTTAGAACCGTACATCTCAGAAGAACAACTAAAAATACACCACACTATACATCATCAAGGATATGTTAATGGAGCTAATGCCTTACTTGAAAAATTTGACAAAAGGGATCAAGATATAGACTTTGATGTTAAGGCTGTGGCCAAAGAATTGTCCTTCCATGTGGGAGGATTCATGTTACACAAATTATTCTGGGAGAACATGGGGCCGGCCAGCAAATGTGGAGGAGAACCAGAAGGTACTCTTGCTAAGTATATCAAAAAAGACTTTGGAAGTTTTGAAAGATTCAAAAAAGAATTTTCACAGGCTGCTAATAGTACAGAAGGTTCTGGATGGGCCGCATTAACACTATGCAAAGGTACTAATCGACTTTTCATAATGCAAATTGAAAAACACAATGTGAATGTCATTCCAAACTTTAGAATACTCATGGTACTTGATGTTTGGGAACATGCATATTATTTGGATTACAAAAATGTAAGACCTGACTTTGTAGATGCATTCTGGAAAATCGTAAACTGGGATGAGGTAAACAAAAGAACAGAAGTATGGCTTAACTCACCATAG
- a CDS encoding peroxiredoxin — MGEKIYELRKIKKKGRGMPLIGDKFPKVEVQTTHGMMKLPKEFKGKWFVLFSHPGDFTPVCTTEFVSFQKRYDKFRELNCELIGLSVDQVFSHIKWTEWIKDNLDTEITFPIIADTGKVADILGLIHPAKGTNTVRAVFIVDPEGIIRAILYYPQELGRNMDEILRMLEGFKTVEEKGVAIPANWPENELIGKGLIIPPAADVETAKKRCEQYTCYDWWLCYRTYYKW; from the coding sequence ATGGGAGAAAAAATATACGAATTAAGAAAAATCAAGAAAAAAGGTAGAGGAATGCCATTAATTGGGGACAAATTCCCTAAAGTTGAGGTTCAAACCACCCATGGAATGATGAAATTACCAAAAGAGTTCAAAGGAAAATGGTTTGTACTATTTAGCCACCCTGGAGACTTTACACCAGTTTGTACAACTGAGTTTGTTTCATTCCAGAAGAGATATGATAAATTTCGTGAATTAAACTGTGAACTAATTGGTTTAAGTGTTGATCAAGTATTTTCACATATAAAATGGACTGAATGGATAAAGGACAATTTAGACACTGAAATTACCTTCCCTATAATTGCAGATACTGGTAAGGTAGCAGATATTCTGGGACTTATTCATCCGGCAAAAGGAACAAACACAGTCCGGGCCGTGTTCATAGTTGATCCTGAAGGAATTATACGGGCTATTCTTTATTATCCACAGGAATTAGGCCGTAATATGGATGAAATATTGAGGATGTTAGAAGGATTCAAAACTGTAGAAGAAAAAGGAGTGGCCATACCCGCTAATTGGCCAGAAAATGAACTCATCGGTAAAGGCCTAATAATTCCACCTGCCGCAGATGTTGAAACCGCTAAAAAACGGTGCGAACAATATACCTGCTATGACTGGTGGTTATGTTACAGAACATACTATAAATGGTAA
- a CDS encoding ferritin, translated as MLEEKIQNALNSQLNAELYSAYLYMAMNAYFESIDLGGFANWMRIQAQEEVSHGMKFHDYIIQRGGRVILDEIEKPQTEWESPLEVFEHVYAHEQKVTGLINDLVNLAIEEKDHATNNFLQWFVAEQVEEEESSSGVLQKIKLAVGDSGSLFMLDNELGQRVFNPPAAE; from the coding sequence ATGCTTGAAGAAAAAATACAAAATGCATTAAATAGTCAATTAAATGCAGAATTATATTCTGCATATCTGTACATGGCAATGAACGCCTATTTTGAATCCATTGATTTAGGTGGCTTTGCAAACTGGATGAGGATACAAGCCCAAGAGGAAGTTTCCCATGGAATGAAATTTCATGACTACATAATTCAAAGAGGGGGTAGGGTTATTCTGGATGAGATTGAGAAACCTCAAACTGAATGGGAATCTCCACTGGAAGTTTTTGAGCATGTATATGCACACGAACAGAAGGTAACTGGTTTGATAAACGATCTGGTAAATCTGGCAATTGAAGAAAAAGACCATGCCACCAACAATTTTTTACAGTGGTTTGTTGCAGAACAGGTCGAAGAAGAAGAATCTTCCAGCGGAGTACTGCAGAAAATTAAACTTGCAGTTGGTGATTCTGGTAGTCTATTCATGTTAGATAACGAATTAGGTCAAAGAGTATTTAACCCACCTGCTGCAGAATAA
- a CDS encoding MBL fold hydrolase, giving the protein MSLRTIKPNIYFLGSEDWDRRLFDELITLPQGTSYNSYLVVGNEKTALIDTVDPTKGQELIDKLKQINADVDYIIVNHAEQDHSGTLPEIIQLYPRALVVTNNKCKELLKNLLLIPEEKFYTVDDGDTLALGGKTLEFIFTPWVHWPETMVTYLREDKLLFSCDFFGSHMATSELSIEDENKLYSPLKRYYAEIMMPFRKIIAGNINKIGKVDIDIIAPSHGPLHKNVEFVLELYKEWISDKTNAEVVLTYVSMHGSTRIMVDHLIESLVNKGMVVKPFNLVNSDTGDIAEALVDASTLIIATPTVLTGPHPLAVYLAYLANILRPKTKYLSIIGSYGWGGRTIEQLKNMISNLNIEIMEPVLVKGLPKDEDLEKIEKLADEIVLKNRSN; this is encoded by the coding sequence ATGTCTCTAAGGACAATTAAACCAAATATTTATTTTTTAGGATCAGAAGATTGGGATAGAAGATTATTCGATGAATTAATAACTTTGCCCCAAGGTACCAGTTACAATTCTTATCTCGTGGTAGGCAATGAAAAAACAGCATTAATTGATACAGTGGACCCCACTAAAGGCCAAGAATTAATTGATAAACTTAAACAAATTAACGCCGACGTGGATTATATCATAGTTAATCATGCCGAACAGGACCATTCTGGAACACTACCTGAAATAATTCAATTATACCCCCGTGCCCTGGTTGTTACAAACAATAAATGCAAAGAATTACTTAAAAATCTCTTATTAATTCCAGAAGAAAAATTTTACACAGTTGATGATGGAGATACCTTAGCCCTAGGAGGCAAAACATTGGAATTCATTTTCACTCCTTGGGTGCACTGGCCCGAAACCATGGTCACCTATTTAAGGGAAGATAAGTTATTATTTAGCTGTGATTTTTTCGGTTCCCACATGGCAACAAGTGAATTATCCATTGAAGATGAAAATAAGCTATATAGTCCCCTTAAAAGATATTACGCTGAAATAATGATGCCATTTCGCAAAATTATTGCAGGTAATATCAATAAAATTGGTAAAGTGGATATAGACATAATCGCCCCCAGTCACGGCCCACTTCATAAAAATGTAGAATTCGTTTTAGAATTGTATAAAGAATGGATATCCGATAAAACAAATGCTGAGGTAGTTCTTACCTATGTATCTATGCATGGTAGCACGAGGATAATGGTTGATCACCTCATAGAATCGCTTGTGAATAAAGGTATGGTAGTTAAACCTTTTAATTTAGTTAATTCAGATACTGGAGATATAGCTGAAGCATTAGTCGATGCTTCAACCCTAATCATTGCTACCCCCACAGTTTTAACGGGTCCTCATCCCCTAGCAGTTTACTTAGCCTATTTAGCCAATATACTACGGCCTAAAACAAAATATTTATCAATAATTGGGTCATACGGGTGGGGCGGTAGAACCATTGAACAGTTAAAAAATATGATATCCAATCTTAATATTGAAATTATGGAACCAGTTTTAGTTAAGGGACTGCCTAAAGATGAAGATCTTGAAAAAATAGAAAAATTGGCTGATGAAATTGTTTTAAAAAATAGGTCAAATTAA